TCCCAGACATTTCCCAGACTGCCAAACCAATCATCTGGAATTTCTACCTGATAGCCATCTACGATGCGTTGCTTAAAGAGTCCATAGCGATAGCGAATCCCATTTCCAAATCCTGGATAGCCGGTGGTTGCCAGCGAGTCCATAAAGGCTGCCGCCAAGCGGCCCAGACCGCCATTCCCCAAGGCCATGTCATACTCAGCATTCTTAACATCCTCAAAGTCAACACCCAACTCAGCAAAGCCTTCCTTGACCGTATCGAGGATACCTAAGTTGAGCAGATTGGTTTCCAGCATGCGTCCTGGAAGAAACTCGATAGAAAAGTAATAAGCTGTCTTTTGCTGCTGCTCAATCAACTGATTGCGACGCTCCAGCCACAGGGGCGTGATATACTTACGGACAGTGCTAGCCAAAGCCTGAAAAAGCTCCACTGAAGTCGCATCAGCAACCTTAATCAGCTGTCTTTCATGTAGAATATCCTTAAAATCTCGAATAAAACTTTCTTTTGTCAGTTCCATGGTGGGTGGTTATCTCCCTTTCTTAATAGCGGGAAACAGTTTTTAAACGCAGGAATACTTTTTTCAATCAAGATGGGAAGCACTCGCCTCAGCCACAAGCTGCAAACAGGGCTCCAATACAGTATGATAATATATAAAAATGTAATTCTCACGGAAATCCTCCCTTGTCCATCGGGCAAGAGAGGATTTTCTTATACTGATTCCAAAGTAAATGTTACAGCAGTGATTGATATAAATCACTGTAAGCTTGGCTAGCTGTATCCCAAGAGAAGTCTCTCTCCATCGCCTGCTCTTGCAGAGATTTCCAAGCTTCCTTGTCTTCGGCATAAAGCTTGAGTGCCTCCTTGAAGGTCCAAGTCAGCCAGTAGCCAGAAAAGTTATTGAAGCTAAAGCCAGTTCCCTGTCCTGTATAGGCATTGTAAGGCTCTACGGTATCACGCAGACCGCCCACTTCATGCACCAAAGGCAAGGTTCCATAGCGCATAGCCATCATTTGTGACAGGCCACAAGGCTCGAAGCGGCTTGGCATGAGGAAAATATCGCTGGCAGCATAAATCTCCTGAGCCAAGGTCACATCAAAGAGGATGTTAGCTGAAAGCTTATCAGGATAGGCATGACCAAACCAAGCGAAAGCCTGCTCAAAAGCTGGATCGCCTGTTCCCAAGAGGATAATCTGCACATCTTCCTGGAGGAGATTGTGCAGCTCTTCCACTACCAAATCAAAGCCTTTCTGACGCGTCAGGCGGGAAACAATCCCAACCACTGGCACATCGTCACGCACAGGCAGACCAACTCGCTCTTGCAAAGCTCGCTTGTTTTCTAGTTTACCAGATAAGTCAGATTTGTCAAAGTGGTGGGCTAAGAGTGGATCCGTTTCTGGATTATAGATATCTGTATCTATACCGTTGACAATACCGACCAGCTTACCCGATTCCATCCGCAGAATTTGATCCAAATTGCAACCAAATTCTGGTGTACGGATTTCACCTGCATAGCTTGGTGATACAGTTGTCACTCGGTCCGCATAGAGAATACCAGCCTTCATCCAGTTGAGACAGTCATTCCAACGCAGGGTTCCATCTGCATAGCGCTCATAACCTACTCCAAATAGTTCCCAAAGCATACTGTCAGGGAATTGACCTTGGAACTCCAGATTATGGATGGTCAAGACAGTCTTGATATTCTGATATGCTTGAATCCAATGGTATTTTTCCTTAACCAAGAAAGGAATCATAGCTGTATGATAATCGTGAACATGCAAAACATCCGGAATAAAATCAATCCGCTCCATCAGCTCTACGGCTGCTAACTGGAAGTAAGCAAAGCGCTCACCATCATCAAAATCCCCGTAAACATGGCCGCGGAAGAAATAATGCTGATTGTCAATAAAATAGAAGGACACACCGTTCAAGACCAGTCGCTTGACCCCAACGTACTGGCGGCGCCAGCCAACGCTGACTTCAAAGTAGAAAAGGTCTTCCACTTGGTCGCCAAATTTGGCATGGGTCATGTCATAGTAAGGCAGAATAACACCAACTTCATGGCCAGCCTTGACCAGTGATTTGGGGAGAGCGCCGATAACGTCTCCCAAACCACCTGTCTTAGAAAATGGGGCTCCTTCTGCTGCTGCAAATAAAATCTTCATCGAATTATGTCCTCTGTAACTTTTTGGCCCTTCTTGACTACGATTGGGTCTTCTGCTGTTCCGCGAATCACTACGCCTTCGGCAATTTCAACACCCTTGTCCACAATCGCGTACTCAACACTTGCATTTTCTCCAACTTTGACTCGAGGGAAGAGAACACTGGATTTAACACTGCTTCCAGTCTTAATCTTGGTATTCCGTGAAATCACAGAATCGATGACTTCACCTTCCACAATGCTTCCTGACGCAAACTGGGAGCGAGATACTTTTGAAGACTCAGCATAGTAAGTTGGCTCTTCATTCTTAACCTTGGTGTAAATCTTTTGGTTCGGACTGAAGAGAGAGTAGAATTTTTTACTTTCAAGCATATCGATATTGGATCTGTAGTAGGTCTCTACAGAATAGATATTCGCCAGATAGCCTGTATATTCGTAGGCAAATGCCCCTTCCTGAGTTGCTAAATCACGCAGGACATAGCGCAGTTTTTGGGGATGCTCTTTCTTAGCTTCTTCTTCCAGTTTTTCAATCAGCCATGGAGTATCTACCACAAAGATGTCTGTAGACATATTGAAGAGCTCAGTATTTTCTCGGCCATCAAAGAGTTTATGCCCTCTGACATGGTCCGTTTCGTCAATATCTAGGACAGCATTCACATCCGAAATATTTTCCTTATGCAATTTCTTATAGACAACTGTAATCGGCTGCTCTGTTGTATTGTGCAAGTGGAAAACTTGATTGAGGTCAATATTAACCAAGATATCGCAGTTGAGAGCGACCGTTTGGTTGGAACCAGAGCGTTTGAGGTAGATCAAAAGCTGCTTATAGTATTCCTCACCGACTGTAGAGCTTTCTACACGGGTATTGTAAATTCCCAGGTAATAATGGCTGAGCAAGGTAGAAAGACCCCACTCACGACCAGAACGAATATGGTCAAAGACAGAGCTGATATTGTCCTGTTGGAAGATACCAAAGACACTGCGGATACCAGCATTGGCAAGACTTGAAAGCGGGAAGTCAATCAAACGGTATTTCCCACCGAATGGCAAACTGGCTACTGGACGATGATTTGTCAGAGTTGACATATCATGGAAGCCGACTGTGTTTCCTAAAATTGCTGAGTATTTATCAATCTTCATCTTTTGGTACCCCCACTTTCTCGTTGTATCCGACAACATATACTTCCTCTGTACCATCAATCTCTACACCATCAGAGATGATCGCACCTTCGCCGATAATGGCTCGCTTAATCTTAGCGTCTTTGCCAATAACAGCTCCACTCATGATGACAGAGTCTTCAATGACTGCTCCCTTTTTGACCTGAGCGCCAGTAGAAAGAATAGAGTGTTTTACTGTACCGTCAACGAAACAGCCATCAACGACCAGCGAATCTTCTACATGGGAATTTTCACTGATGAAGTTTGGCGGAGAAATCAAGTTGCGAGAATAAATCTTCCAGCGACGATTGCGGCTATCCAGAGCATTTTCTGGGCTGATGTATTCCATGTTAGCTTCCCAGAGAGACTCTACTGTACCAACGTCTTTCCAATAGCCTTCAAAATCATAAGCATAAACGCTTTCGCCAGATTCAAGGTAGTTAGGGATAACATTCTTACCAAAGTCAGACATATCCACATTGCTCTTTTCAGCAGCTACCAGCATATTGCGCAGACGCTGCCAGTCAAAGATATAAATCCCCATCGAAGCCTTGGTTGACTTAGGATTTTCTGGTTTTTCCTCAAATTCAACAATCCGATTATTAGCATCTGTATTCATGATACCAAAACGGCTGGCTTCTTTGAGAGGCACATCCAGAACGGCAACTGTCAGGCTGGCATTGTTGTCCTTGTGAGACTGAAGCATGTCATCATAGTCCATCTTGTAGATATGGTCCCCAGACAAAATCAGGACATACTCAGGATTGATGCTGTCGATATAGTCGATATTTTGATAAATCGCATGGCTGGTACCTTCAAACCAACGATTTCCTTCGCTCGCAGAATAAGGCTGAAGAATGGATACGCCTGAGTTAATACCATCGAGACCCCAGCTAGAACCATTTCCGATATGACTGTTCAGAGCGAGTGGTTGGTATTGAGTAATGACACCGACATTGTGAATACCGGAGTTGGCACAGTTAGACAAGGCGAAGTCAATAATACGATAGCGGCCGCCAAACTGTACCGCAGGTTTTGCGATACTCTGTGTGAGCTTTCCAAGACGAGTTCCTTGCCCGCCGGCAAGAATCAAAGCTAGCATTTCATTCTTCATAGACTATTACTCCTTTGTGGAATCTTTTTTAACATTTTTGCGAGCAATCCGACGCTTGATCTTCCAGATGCTGGCCCCAAGAGCTGGCAGTGTAAAGGTCAAGGTCTGTGGATAATCTTTCCAAAGTCCTTCTTGAGACTGAACTGTTTCGTTATGTTCCTTCCAAACACCTCCCCATTCTTCTAATTCAGTGTTCCATACTTCTTCATAAATGGCTTCCACTGGAACACCGATGGTAAAGTTCTTCCGCTCTACCGGCGCCATATTGAATATACAAACTAACATATCTCCTTTTTCCGTCTTACGGATGAAGGAGAGGACACTTTGATCAGTGTTATCCGCATCAATGATTTCGATGCCATCATAGCTCAGATCAATTTCCCAAAGCGGACGATTGTCCTTATAGAAGGCATTAAGTGTAGCAGTAAAGTCCTGCATCTTCTTGTTCATTTGGTCGTCCAAATTAGACCATTCTAGCTGCTCTTCTGACTTCCACTCTAAGAATTGACCAAACTCTGATCCCATAAAGAGCAATTTCTTGCCCGGATGGCAGATTTGATAAGTCAGCAAGTTGCGGAGCCCCGCAAATTGATTGTAACGGTCACCCCACATCTTGTGCATGAGACTCTTCTTGCCGTGAACTACTTCATCATGTGAGAATGGCAGGAGGAAGTTTT
This window of the Streptococcus sanguinis genome carries:
- the glgA gene encoding glycogen synthase GlgA, whose product is MKILFAAAEGAPFSKTGGLGDVIGALPKSLVKAGHEVGVILPYYDMTHAKFGDQVEDLFYFEVSVGWRRQYVGVKRLVLNGVSFYFIDNQHYFFRGHVYGDFDDGERFAYFQLAAVELMERIDFIPDVLHVHDYHTAMIPFLVKEKYHWIQAYQNIKTVLTIHNLEFQGQFPDSMLWELFGVGYERYADGTLRWNDCLNWMKAGILYADRVTTVSPSYAGEIRTPEFGCNLDQILRMESGKLVGIVNGIDTDIYNPETDPLLAHHFDKSDLSGKLENKRALQERVGLPVRDDVPVVGIVSRLTRQKGFDLVVEELHNLLQEDVQIILLGTGDPAFEQAFAWFGHAYPDKLSANILFDVTLAQEIYAASDIFLMPSRFEPCGLSQMMAMRYGTLPLVHEVGGLRDTVEPYNAYTGQGTGFSFNNFSGYWLTWTFKEALKLYAEDKEAWKSLQEQAMERDFSWDTASQAYSDLYQSLL
- a CDS encoding glucose-1-phosphate adenylyltransferase — protein: MKNEMLALILAGGQGTRLGKLTQSIAKPAVQFGGRYRIIDFALSNCANSGIHNVGVITQYQPLALNSHIGNGSSWGLDGINSGVSILQPYSASEGNRWFEGTSHAIYQNIDYIDSINPEYVLILSGDHIYKMDYDDMLQSHKDNNASLTVAVLDVPLKEASRFGIMNTDANNRIVEFEEKPENPKSTKASMGIYIFDWQRLRNMLVAAEKSNVDMSDFGKNVIPNYLESGESVYAYDFEGYWKDVGTVESLWEANMEYISPENALDSRNRRWKIYSRNLISPPNFISENSHVEDSLVVDGCFVDGTVKHSILSTGAQVKKGAVIEDSVIMSGAVIGKDAKIKRAIIGEGAIISDGVEIDGTEEVYVVGYNEKVGVPKDED
- the glgD gene encoding glucose-1-phosphate adenylyltransferase subunit GlgD; its protein translation is MKIDKYSAILGNTVGFHDMSTLTNHRPVASLPFGGKYRLIDFPLSSLANAGIRSVFGIFQQDNISSVFDHIRSGREWGLSTLLSHYYLGIYNTRVESSTVGEEYYKQLLIYLKRSGSNQTVALNCDILVNIDLNQVFHLHNTTEQPITVVYKKLHKENISDVNAVLDIDETDHVRGHKLFDGRENTELFNMSTDIFVVDTPWLIEKLEEEAKKEHPQKLRYVLRDLATQEGAFAYEYTGYLANIYSVETYYRSNIDMLESKKFYSLFSPNQKIYTKVKNEEPTYYAESSKVSRSQFASGSIVEGEVIDSVISRNTKIKTGSSVKSSVLFPRVKVGENASVEYAIVDKGVEIAEGVVIRGTAEDPIVVKKGQKVTEDIIR